In Xenopus tropicalis strain Nigerian chromosome 5, UCB_Xtro_10.0, whole genome shotgun sequence, one genomic interval encodes:
- the kcnj13 gene encoding inward rectifier potassium channel 13, with protein MVLQIRTDRDEDTNSRSPKCTLLSPCTHRLVTKDGHSMVKAGRMQGQGLTYLRDIWGLLLDMRWRWMMLAFSASFLAHWLLFAVFWYLLAEMNGDLAVDHDAPPENHTICVKYITSFTAAFSFSLETQLTIGYGTMFPSGDCPSAIALLAVQMLLGLMLEAFITGVFVAKIARPKNRTPSIRFSRLAVVGSPEGKPCLMFQVANTRSSPLTMVKVSGILYQERGDGQIQQANVEFSLDSQASGAECPFFTFPLTYSHSLCSGSPLSVLLQRELLSSAGHLELVVCLSATQESSGEICQCRTSYLPSEILQGHRFAPCLTRRLEGGYRICMESFGRPLPELPQPSHRQLYRTDLEVCANGQRGDTFQICETGLGE; from the exons A TGGTACTGCAGATCAGAACAGACCGGGATGAAGATACAAACAGCAGGTCACCAAAATGTACCCTACTTAGCCCTTGCACTCACCGACTGGTGACAAAGGATGGACACAGCATGGTCAAAGCTGGGAGAATGCAAGGTCAGGGTCTGACATATCTCCGTGATATTTGGGGGTTATTACTAGATATGCGCTGGCGCTGGATGATGCTGGCCTTCTCTGCATCCTTTCTGGCCCACTGGCTGCTGTTTGCAGTTTTCTGGTATCTGCTGGCTGAGATGAATGGGGATCTGGCAGTGGATCACGATGCACCTCCAGAGAACCACACCATTTGTGTCAAGTACATAACAAGCTTCACCGCTGCTTTTTCTTTCTCATTGGAGACACAGCTCACCATTGGATATGGCACTATGTTCCCCAGTGGTGACTGCCCAAGTGCCATTGCTCTGCTAGCTGTACAGATGCTTCTTGGGCTCATGTTGGAGGCCTTCATTACAG GTGTTTTTGTGGCAAAGATTGCAAGGCCCAAGAACCGGACCCCCTCAATCAGATTTTCAAGGCTGGCTGTGGTGGGCAGCCCTGAAGGAAAACCTTGCCTTATGTTTCAAGTGGCAAACACACGCTCAAGTCCTTTAACAATGGTGAAGGTCAGTGGAATCCTATACCAGGAGAGAGGTGATGGGCAAATTCAACAGGCAAATGTGGAGTTTTCACTGGACAGTCAAGCTAGTGGAGCAGAGTGTCCCTTCTTCACATTTCCCCTTACTTACTCTCACAGTTTGTGTTCTGGAAGTCCACTGTCAGTCTTGCTACAGAGAGAATTATTATCTTCTGCTGGTCACTTGGAACTTGTGGTCTGTTTGTCAGCTACTCAGGAAAGCTCAGGAGAAATCTGTCAGTGCCGTACTTCCTACCTGCCCAGTGAGATTCTTCAAGGTCACCGGTTTGCGCCATGCCTAACACGCCGGCTTGAGGGAGGATACCGTATATGTATGGAATCCTTTGGCCGACCCCTACCGGAGCTTCCACAACCTTCACACAGACAACTGTACAGAACTGATCTGGAGGTCTGTGCCAATGGGCAGAGAGGGGACACCTTCCAAATCTGTGAGACTGGTCTGGGGGAGTAA